A genomic region of Fervidobacterium gondwanense DSM 13020 contains the following coding sequences:
- a CDS encoding ABC transporter permease encodes MKFIKSYLIPRLIVYFLVIFVGITMVFFIPRLLPTDPVQQFIARFTTQGVYMDPKSVDQMIKTLRQLYGLEGTLWEQYVSFLKRFVRADFGPSYYQFPTPVKLLIAQSLPWTLGLMLITTLLAWIIGNIVGGFAGYFSNKRWVKVVDFIAMIIRPMPYYILALTLLIILGYIFPIFPIRSAFATGMSSKFSWYSIVSILKHSFLPAMSLLLIGMFVWFQAMKLVVQTVKSEDYVKYAKLAGVPEKKIVYKYVIRNAMLPQTTGLALSLGQIFSGALITEMTFSYPGVGTLLYNAVFTGDYNLLMGITSISIIVITTSVLVIDLIYPLLDPRVRYR; translated from the coding sequence TTGAAGTTTATAAAGAGCTATCTAATTCCTCGGTTGATTGTGTATTTCCTTGTAATTTTTGTAGGCATAACGATGGTTTTCTTCATTCCAAGGTTGTTGCCAACTGATCCAGTTCAGCAGTTCATCGCTCGTTTCACAACGCAAGGGGTCTATATGGATCCTAAGTCGGTTGACCAGATGATTAAAACCCTAAGGCAACTTTATGGTCTTGAGGGTACGTTATGGGAGCAATATGTTAGTTTCCTTAAGAGGTTTGTAAGGGCGGATTTTGGACCGTCTTACTATCAATTCCCAACGCCTGTAAAGCTTCTTATTGCACAATCACTTCCTTGGACGTTGGGACTTATGCTCATCACAACGCTCTTGGCGTGGATAATCGGTAATATCGTCGGTGGTTTTGCAGGATATTTCTCGAATAAGAGATGGGTTAAGGTTGTCGATTTCATAGCGATGATAATAAGGCCTATGCCTTACTATATACTGGCACTTACGTTACTCATAATTCTTGGGTATATCTTTCCTATCTTTCCAATTAGGAGTGCTTTTGCGACAGGTATGTCCAGTAAGTTCAGTTGGTACAGTATTGTAAGTATACTAAAGCACTCGTTCCTACCTGCGATGTCATTGCTTTTGATAGGCATGTTCGTTTGGTTCCAGGCGATGAAGCTTGTCGTTCAGACGGTTAAGTCAGAAGATTACGTGAAGTATGCAAAGCTCGCTGGTGTACCGGAAAAGAAGATAGTTTACAAGTATGTTATTAGAAATGCGATGTTGCCACAGACGACTGGTTTAGCACTATCTCTTGGTCAGATATTCAGCGGTGCGCTAATCACAGAGATGACATTCTCTTACCCCGGTGTCGGTACTCTGCTCTACAACGCTGTTTTTACAGGCGACTACAATTTGCTGATGGGCATAACGAGCATATCTATCATAGTCATCACAACAAGCGTGCTCGTGATAGACCTCATTTATCCGTTATTAGACCCGCGCGTGAGATATAGATGA
- a CDS encoding ROK family transcriptional regulator: MSISKYDSSNIKILNKKIILRLLHRRKPISRNDISEVTGLKASSVTRLVNELIAEGHIFEAGVMVSDSPGRKKISLKVNPDYHIALLFDVGVTYSTAALGFYDGTIKVIETFKTPKDYSKFFEKVKYYYHNLKKLFDISLVVLSIPGIVDTDKGIIITAPNLEWRDVEIGKYLDIEVPIMADNEANLSVLAEKYYSKALSNVNDIVFVLVREGVGTGVMLNGKLFRGKFFSAGEFGHMTMDINSDKSCHCGKTGCWELYSSIRYALGRARKELKNHQITDFKSLSKMPEARQILLDMATNLGEGIVNIINAVNAEAIVLGGEIIGMPEYFYRQLISVVRKKALKPAASKVIIMPSIFRDISSNLVGASICAIEYVIDNIR, translated from the coding sequence TTGTCGATCAGCAAGTACGACAGCAGTAATATAAAGATCCTGAACAAGAAGATCATCCTGAGACTCCTTCATAGAAGAAAGCCGATATCGAGGAACGACATCTCAGAAGTGACCGGCTTGAAGGCAAGCAGTGTCACAAGGCTGGTCAACGAGCTCATAGCCGAAGGGCATATCTTCGAAGCGGGTGTTATGGTGAGCGATTCTCCAGGTAGAAAGAAGATATCGCTTAAGGTAAATCCTGATTATCATATCGCCCTGCTCTTCGATGTCGGCGTTACGTACTCAACAGCTGCGCTCGGGTTTTACGACGGAACGATAAAGGTTATTGAAACTTTCAAGACACCAAAGGATTATTCAAAATTCTTTGAGAAAGTGAAGTATTACTATCACAATTTGAAGAAGCTGTTCGATATATCGCTTGTCGTACTTTCTATTCCAGGTATCGTCGATACAGATAAGGGTATAATAATTACCGCGCCTAATTTGGAATGGCGTGATGTAGAGATTGGTAAGTACTTGGATATCGAAGTGCCGATAATGGCGGACAACGAGGCGAATCTTTCGGTCCTCGCTGAAAAGTATTATTCGAAGGCTTTGTCCAATGTGAACGACATAGTCTTCGTTCTGGTAAGAGAAGGTGTAGGTACTGGGGTTATGCTGAACGGCAAGCTCTTCCGAGGTAAGTTCTTTTCGGCTGGCGAGTTTGGACACATGACGATGGATATTAACTCCGATAAATCCTGCCACTGCGGGAAGACAGGCTGCTGGGAGCTGTACTCGTCCATCAGATACGCTTTGGGAAGAGCAAGAAAAGAACTGAAAAACCATCAAATCACCGATTTTAAGAGCTTGTCAAAGATGCCTGAAGCAAGACAGATATTGCTCGACATGGCTACTAATCTTGGTGAGGGTATAGTGAATATCATCAACGCGGTGAATGCAGAAGCTATAGTACTCGGCGGGGAGATTATAGGAATGCCTGAGTATTTCTATCGGCAGTTGATTTCTGTTGTCAGGAAGAAGGCTTTGAAACCTGCTGCGTCCAAAGTCATCATCATGCCTTCCATCTTTCGAGATATCAGCTCAAACTTAGTCGGTGCAAGCATCTGTGCGATAGAGTATGTTATAGACAATATAAGATAA
- the xylB gene encoding xylulokinase yields the protein MSKICVVGLDVGTTAIKGILVDEDGNILTKSDYPLKLISPKPGWAEEDPNEWWNGVKVVLKSLSTYAREHGIRISAISTSGQMHSLVAVDKSGEPLFNSILWCDQRTGKECDEITQKLGGEHKAIEITGNPILTGFTAGKILWLSRNYPEVFTKSHMFMLPKDFINFKLTNVYSTEHSDASGTAIYDIRKREWNNEILEILNLKVEQLPEIKKSNSIVGKITPETAYELGLDEEIIVVPGGADNACAALGVGVTDYDTAMVSVGTSGTVLVPTPTAKPDEEGRVHVFAHVVDGVNYYMGVMLSATNSLDWFNDITDFRDYDIINSEVDRVPAGARGLFFLPYLNGERTPHRDPNARGVLFGLSSAHNRFEIYKAIYEGVAYGLKDCYVHIPSANVKEFRITGGGSKSKVWTQIIADVIGKRLVKVSSKEGGAYGAAILAYSAVSGNAPDKVAKEWISITDSTEPNKERHEIYERNYEIFKSLYHSLKGAFESVARSYE from the coding sequence GTGAGCAAGATATGCGTCGTTGGGCTTGATGTCGGCACCACCGCAATTAAGGGAATCTTGGTAGATGAAGACGGTAATATATTGACTAAATCAGATTACCCTCTGAAGCTGATATCTCCAAAACCAGGTTGGGCAGAAGAAGATCCGAACGAGTGGTGGAATGGTGTTAAGGTTGTATTGAAAAGCCTCTCGACATATGCCAGAGAGCACGGCATTAGAATCAGTGCGATTTCCACAAGTGGGCAGATGCACAGCCTCGTTGCGGTGGATAAATCGGGCGAGCCGCTCTTTAATTCGATACTCTGGTGCGATCAGAGAACAGGTAAAGAGTGCGATGAGATAACACAAAAGCTTGGCGGGGAGCACAAGGCTATAGAGATTACAGGCAACCCTATATTGACAGGATTCACAGCTGGGAAGATATTGTGGCTCTCGAGAAATTACCCGGAGGTTTTTACAAAATCACACATGTTCATGCTTCCGAAGGATTTTATAAATTTCAAATTGACGAATGTGTATTCAACTGAGCATTCCGATGCCTCCGGAACGGCGATATACGATATAAGAAAAAGGGAATGGAATAATGAGATTTTGGAGATTCTTAACTTAAAAGTAGAACAGCTTCCTGAAATCAAGAAATCAAACAGTATCGTTGGCAAGATTACGCCTGAAACAGCCTATGAGTTGGGGTTGGATGAAGAGATTATAGTAGTGCCAGGTGGTGCAGACAACGCTTGTGCAGCGCTGGGTGTAGGTGTTACGGATTATGATACGGCGATGGTGAGTGTTGGAACTTCTGGAACTGTGCTTGTTCCAACACCTACGGCAAAGCCGGATGAAGAAGGTAGGGTTCACGTCTTTGCACACGTAGTCGATGGTGTCAATTACTACATGGGAGTTATGCTGTCTGCTACGAATTCCTTAGACTGGTTCAACGATATCACAGATTTCAGAGATTATGATATTATTAATAGTGAGGTTGATAGAGTGCCCGCCGGGGCGCGTGGCCTTTTCTTTTTGCCATACCTTAACGGGGAACGCACACCGCACAGAGACCCAAATGCAAGGGGTGTGCTCTTCGGCTTGAGTTCGGCGCACAACCGTTTTGAGATTTACAAAGCTATATATGAAGGCGTTGCGTACGGATTGAAAGATTGCTACGTGCATATACCATCAGCGAACGTAAAAGAGTTTAGGATTACGGGCGGTGGGTCAAAGAGCAAGGTCTGGACGCAGATAATCGCTGATGTTATTGGAAAAAGACTCGTTAAAGTTTCAAGTAAAGAAGGCGGAGCTTACGGTGCGGCTATTCTTGCGTACTCAGCTGTAAGTGGGAATGCGCCCGATAAGGTAGCTAAGGAGTGGATTTCTATTACAGATAGCACAGAACCTAACAAGGAGAGGCACGAGATTTACGAGCGCAATTATGAGATTTTCAAATCGCTTTATCATTCATTGAAAGGTGCGTTCGAAAGTGTGGCAAGATCATACGAATAA
- a CDS encoding glycoside hydrolase family 3 N-terminal domain-containing protein, with protein MEIYKDSSKPIELRVEDLLSRMTLEEKVSQLGSVWSYQLLDENGNFDEGKAFELLKDGIGQISRPGGATNFQPEEVAQFDNKVQKFLIENTRLGIPALMHEECLTGYMGLNGSNFPVPIAMASTWEPELVKEVTKVIRQEMRNMGIHQGLAPVLDVARDPRWGRVEETFGESPYLVASMGCAYVEGLQGEDLKDGVIATTKHFVGYSASEGGRNWAPTNIPPRELREIFMFPFEAAVKVAKVGSVMNSYSEIDGVPLAASRELLTDVLRKEWGFDGLVVSDYFSVKLIHEHHKLARDKAEAAKYALEAGIDVELPNTDCYAHVLDLVKSGVIPEKLLDQTVRRILKMKFKLGLFDKPYVEPSKAKVVKNTELALEVARKSIVLLKNDGILPLKKDMKVALIGPNAADVRNMLGDYMYLAHIKIMLENVNLAFDAPKFNLSSVKKSVEESMNKIKSIEMLLKEESVQFTYAKGCDVLGDSKEGFNEALKAVENSDVAIVVVGDRSGLTMDCTTGESRDSANLKLPGVQEELIIEVSKVGKPVVLALLNGRPYSLTRVVDKVSAIVEAWLPGEIGAKAIVDVLYGKVNPSGKLPMTFPRSAGQIPLFHYFKPSGGRSSWHGDYVDESVKPLFPFGHGLSYTNFDYSGLEISPSKVPMAGSVEISLYVENTGEVEGEEVVQLYIGRECASVTRPVKELKGFAKVNLKPGEKRKVLFNLHTDVLAFYGRDMKLCVEPGVYNVMIGSSSDDIRLKGSFEVDGMRREVFEDRVFFTKVYTF; from the coding sequence ATGGAGATATATAAGGATTCTTCTAAGCCTATTGAATTGAGAGTTGAGGACCTGCTTTCGAGAATGACGCTGGAAGAAAAGGTTAGCCAGCTCGGTTCTGTTTGGAGTTATCAATTACTCGACGAGAACGGGAATTTCGATGAAGGGAAAGCATTTGAGCTGTTGAAGGACGGCATAGGTCAAATCTCAAGACCGGGTGGAGCAACAAACTTTCAACCCGAAGAAGTTGCTCAATTCGACAATAAAGTACAGAAATTCTTGATAGAAAATACGAGACTTGGAATACCAGCATTAATGCACGAAGAATGCCTAACTGGATATATGGGACTCAACGGTTCGAATTTTCCTGTGCCTATCGCGATGGCGAGTACGTGGGAGCCTGAACTGGTAAAGGAAGTTACGAAAGTGATAAGGCAAGAGATGAGGAATATGGGAATTCACCAAGGGCTCGCTCCTGTACTTGACGTTGCAAGGGACCCAAGATGGGGAAGGGTTGAGGAAACATTCGGAGAGTCGCCTTATCTTGTCGCAAGTATGGGGTGTGCTTATGTCGAAGGTCTGCAGGGAGAAGACTTGAAAGACGGAGTCATTGCCACTACAAAGCACTTTGTCGGTTACAGCGCGTCTGAAGGAGGGCGGAACTGGGCTCCAACTAACATTCCGCCACGCGAGTTGAGAGAGATCTTCATGTTCCCATTCGAAGCTGCCGTGAAAGTAGCGAAGGTTGGTTCTGTTATGAATTCGTACAGCGAGATAGACGGAGTGCCTCTTGCCGCCTCCAGAGAGCTTTTAACAGATGTGCTGAGGAAAGAATGGGGATTTGATGGACTCGTTGTCTCTGATTATTTCTCGGTGAAGTTGATCCACGAACATCACAAATTAGCAAGGGATAAAGCCGAAGCAGCAAAATACGCCCTTGAAGCGGGAATAGATGTGGAATTACCAAATACCGATTGCTATGCACATGTCTTAGACCTGGTGAAAAGCGGGGTTATTCCGGAAAAGTTGTTAGATCAAACTGTTAGAAGGATTTTGAAGATGAAATTTAAATTGGGCTTGTTCGATAAACCGTACGTAGAACCTTCAAAAGCGAAGGTTGTAAAAAACACAGAGCTTGCTCTTGAAGTTGCAAGAAAGTCAATAGTGCTCCTTAAGAACGACGGTATCTTGCCATTGAAAAAAGATATGAAAGTAGCACTCATAGGACCAAATGCGGCGGATGTCAGGAACATGCTCGGTGATTACATGTACTTAGCACATATAAAAATAATGCTCGAGAACGTTAACTTGGCTTTTGATGCGCCTAAGTTCAATCTTTCAAGCGTGAAGAAATCGGTTGAGGAGAGCATGAACAAGATCAAGAGTATAGAGATGTTGCTCAAAGAAGAAAGTGTTCAATTCACATACGCGAAAGGTTGCGATGTCTTGGGAGATTCGAAAGAAGGGTTCAACGAGGCGCTCAAAGCAGTCGAGAATAGCGATGTGGCGATAGTTGTAGTTGGTGATAGGTCAGGTTTGACCATGGATTGCACAACGGGTGAGTCGAGGGACAGCGCGAATTTGAAGTTGCCCGGAGTTCAGGAAGAACTTATCATTGAGGTTTCAAAGGTTGGCAAGCCTGTGGTGCTCGCTTTGCTGAATGGCAGACCTTATTCTTTAACCAGGGTTGTAGACAAGGTTTCTGCTATTGTTGAGGCGTGGTTGCCAGGTGAGATTGGTGCAAAGGCAATAGTCGATGTGCTTTACGGCAAAGTCAATCCATCCGGTAAACTTCCAATGACTTTCCCGAGAAGTGCTGGTCAGATTCCGCTCTTCCACTACTTCAAACCGTCTGGCGGAAGGTCCAGTTGGCATGGTGACTACGTTGACGAGAGTGTCAAACCACTATTCCCGTTCGGTCACGGACTTTCGTATACTAATTTCGATTACAGCGGGTTAGAAATCTCTCCATCAAAAGTGCCAATGGCAGGAAGCGTCGAAATTTCACTTTATGTGGAGAACACTGGTGAAGTTGAAGGCGAAGAGGTTGTGCAGCTTTACATCGGAAGAGAATGTGCCTCAGTAACTCGGCCAGTTAAGGAACTGAAAGGTTTTGCGAAGGTGAATTTGAAACCTGGCGAAAAGAGGAAAGTTTTGTTCAATCTCCACACGGACGTGCTCGCGTTCTACGGACGCGATATGAAGCTCTGCGTTGAGCCTGGGGTTTACAACGTCATGATTGGAAGTTCTTCGGATGATATAAGGCTTAAAGGAAGTTTTGAGGTAGATGGAATGAGAAGAGAGGTATTTGAAGATAGAGTATTCTTTACAAAAGTTTACACTTTCTAA
- a CDS encoding ABC transporter ATP-binding protein, producing MSNSLLRIEHLTKVYRIGSIIGGTKITAVDDVSFEINGSEIFTLAGESGCGKTTIAKIVLGFEDVTRGEVYYSGKRIDNLKKRSEIFEEIQAVFQNPFTTFNPLRRVESYFYDTLKNFEISKSKEEATAIITEKLKTVGIEFDEFYHKYPSEFSGGQLQRISIAKSLLTNPKLLVADEPVSMVDASLRMSIVNLFKKLEELGISILYITHDLMTAYYLGGRIAIMFRGNIVETGSTERVLSEPKHPYTQLLKESIPQPDPKKKWSTRIKLSDLEEVEYVSTGCKFAGRCPYAMDICRKERPPYFDVNGSKVMCYLYK from the coding sequence ATGAGCAACAGTCTTTTGAGGATTGAACACCTAACGAAGGTCTACAGGATAGGCAGTATAATAGGCGGAACGAAGATAACAGCTGTAGATGATGTTTCTTTTGAAATAAACGGAAGTGAGATCTTTACATTAGCCGGCGAGAGTGGCTGTGGAAAAACTACTATAGCAAAGATAGTCTTGGGTTTTGAAGATGTTACTCGCGGTGAAGTGTATTATTCTGGAAAGAGGATAGACAACCTCAAGAAAAGAAGTGAGATTTTTGAGGAGATACAGGCTGTTTTCCAAAATCCGTTCACAACGTTTAATCCGCTCAGGAGAGTTGAGAGCTATTTCTACGATACGCTGAAGAATTTTGAGATTTCAAAAAGCAAGGAAGAAGCGACTGCGATAATAACAGAGAAGTTGAAAACGGTGGGCATCGAGTTCGACGAATTTTACCACAAGTATCCAAGCGAATTTTCCGGTGGACAGCTGCAGCGAATTTCGATAGCCAAGAGCTTGCTTACAAACCCAAAGTTGTTAGTTGCCGATGAACCGGTGTCGATGGTCGATGCTTCTTTGAGAATGTCGATCGTTAATTTATTTAAGAAACTCGAAGAGCTCGGAATAAGCATCCTCTACATCACTCACGACTTAATGACGGCTTATTACCTCGGTGGCAGGATAGCCATCATGTTCAGGGGCAACATAGTGGAGACGGGTAGTACAGAGCGAGTGCTGTCTGAACCAAAACATCCGTACACGCAACTGCTAAAGGAGTCGATACCTCAGCCAGACCCAAAGAAAAAGTGGAGCACGAGGATAAAGCTCTCAGATTTAGAAGAGGTTGAGTACGTTTCGACTGGATGCAAGTTTGCGGGAAGATGCCCGTACGCAATGGACATATGCAGAAAAGAAAGACCGCCTTATTTTGATGTAAATGGTAGTAAGGTTATGTGCTATCTTTACAAATGA
- a CDS encoding ABC transporter ATP-binding protein — translation MITVAVLETRNLKAYYHLDVYGKKIVVKAVDEVSISFNQNEIYGIAGESGCGKSTLLKTLFDAVEPPLRVVDGDVLYIDENKPVSIYKIQPSERRKFKWKFISYVPQGSMNVLNPVTKIMDTFEDFLKPHANGFKIGELRDNILQHIVELGLRKEILDAYPHQLSGGMRQRVTIALATILAPKIIVADEPTTALDVVTQRGVIQVLKDVQAKYKNTIVLVTHDMGVHANMTDRIGIMYAGKIVEEGKTEEIFEKPLHPYTKFLIESLPQFGEKRKRESAPGSPPSLASLPSGCAFHTRCPFAMQQCRDSVPQLAEVERGQKVACWLHSGVKV, via the coding sequence GTGATAACAGTGGCTGTGCTCGAAACGAGGAATTTAAAGGCATATTACCATCTCGATGTGTACGGAAAGAAAATTGTTGTTAAGGCTGTTGACGAAGTGAGTATTTCGTTCAATCAAAACGAGATATACGGCATCGCCGGTGAAAGCGGGTGCGGAAAGAGTACGCTTCTCAAAACTCTTTTCGACGCTGTCGAGCCTCCATTGAGGGTTGTTGATGGCGATGTGCTGTATATAGATGAGAATAAACCGGTTTCGATTTACAAGATCCAGCCAAGTGAACGCAGGAAGTTTAAGTGGAAGTTCATATCCTACGTGCCACAGGGTTCTATGAATGTCTTGAATCCGGTAACCAAGATAATGGACACGTTTGAGGACTTTTTGAAACCGCACGCTAACGGCTTCAAAATAGGCGAATTGAGGGACAATATCTTGCAACATATTGTCGAGCTTGGGCTTAGAAAAGAGATATTGGATGCGTATCCTCATCAGCTCTCAGGTGGGATGAGACAGAGGGTTACGATAGCCTTGGCGACGATACTCGCTCCGAAGATAATTGTTGCGGATGAACCGACTACCGCACTGGATGTCGTTACCCAGAGAGGTGTAATACAAGTTTTGAAAGATGTTCAAGCGAAGTACAAAAATACTATTGTGTTAGTGACGCACGATATGGGTGTTCACGCTAACATGACTGACAGAATAGGCATAATGTACGCCGGCAAGATCGTCGAAGAAGGAAAAACGGAAGAGATATTTGAAAAGCCGCTCCATCCGTACACGAAGTTCCTTATCGAATCTCTCCCTCAATTTGGTGAAAAGAGAAAAAGGGAGAGCGCACCAGGTTCACCGCCATCTTTGGCATCTCTGCCTTCAGGTTGCGCATTTCATACCAGATGCCCGTTTGCAATGCAGCAGTGTAGAGATTCGGTACCGCAGCTTGCAGAGGTTGAACGTGGACAAAAAGTGGCATGCTGGTTGCATTCGGGGGTGAAGGTATGA
- a CDS encoding ABC transporter permease gives MKTFRELLKDNRFKVSFVIFLLLVVLSFLSFFSPYNPYRWNVVERNLPPHWPHILGTTSMGQDVFWLLTFAVRNSLIASLIAGLVSRVIAVLIGIIAGFKGGAADRILTFLSDSFLVIPLFVIIVLFAMIAKARMGIASLGLLLGVFGWAWDARVVRSQVLSLREQDFTYTSVLSGASTSSIIFKDYMPYLIPLIFATLIGNMSWAIGMEITLAILGVFNLETPTLGTMLQWSISSQALLLGYWWWVLTPVLFSILIFVALYLMSLSISEYLDPRMRIQRIGKA, from the coding sequence ATGAAAACTTTCAGGGAGCTACTTAAAGATAATAGGTTCAAAGTCTCTTTCGTGATTTTCTTGTTACTCGTTGTACTTTCGTTCTTATCGTTCTTTTCTCCTTACAATCCGTATAGGTGGAATGTAGTGGAGAGGAATTTACCACCACACTGGCCGCATATCCTCGGAACAACATCTATGGGACAGGACGTCTTTTGGCTACTCACGTTTGCAGTGAGAAATTCATTGATAGCTTCACTCATCGCCGGATTAGTTTCGCGCGTTATAGCTGTCTTGATCGGGATAATAGCAGGATTCAAGGGTGGGGCTGCCGATAGGATTTTGACGTTCCTAAGCGATTCTTTCTTGGTAATACCTCTCTTCGTGATAATTGTGCTTTTCGCGATGATTGCTAAGGCAAGGATGGGAATCGCGTCTCTCGGGTTACTGCTTGGTGTCTTTGGCTGGGCTTGGGATGCGCGCGTTGTGCGCTCTCAAGTTCTCAGCCTCCGTGAGCAGGATTTTACATATACATCAGTTCTTTCGGGAGCATCTACCAGTTCCATTATTTTTAAAGATTACATGCCGTATTTGATTCCGTTGATATTCGCCACGCTAATTGGAAATATGTCGTGGGCAATAGGTATGGAGATTACTTTGGCAATACTCGGGGTTTTCAACCTCGAAACGCCAACACTGGGTACAATGCTACAGTGGTCGATATCGAGTCAGGCATTGCTCTTAGGATATTGGTGGTGGGTTCTTACACCCGTTTTGTTCTCCATCCTAATTTTTGTGGCTCTGTACCTTATGTCTTTAAGCATTAGCGAGTACCTGGATCCAAGGATGCGTATCCAGAGGATAGGAAAGGCTTGA
- the xylA gene encoding xylose isomerase, with protein MYFNVEKVVYEGPSSKNLLAYKFYNPEEEIAGKKMRDWFRFAVAYWHTFNSRGEDPFGSATFERPWFKKDPMDTAFAKVDALFEFCEKTGVEYFTFHDRDLAHEGLTLRESNKILDKVVEKIKEYMKSSNVKLLWGTANLFSHPRYAQGAATSPNPLVFSYAASQVKKMLDVTKELGGLGYVLWGGREGYDNLLLTDSALEEKLFARFLEMVVEYKERIGFNGVLMIEPKPKEPTKHQYDFDASTVLYFLKKHNLFEHFKLNIEANHATLAGHTFAHELRVARLNGKLGSIDANRGDLLLGWDTDQFPTDVYETTFAMYEVLENNGLDCGFNFDAKVRRASIDPEDIVYAHVSSMDAFALGLKLAVKLREKVKPMIEERYSEYNSEIGMKILEGKTTLDELSSYVEDLTDVRVKSLKQELLEMVINDVIFGGR; from the coding sequence ATGTACTTCAATGTTGAAAAAGTTGTCTACGAAGGTCCAAGTTCAAAGAATCTTTTAGCTTACAAATTTTACAATCCAGAGGAAGAAATCGCTGGCAAGAAGATGAGAGATTGGTTCAGGTTCGCAGTCGCTTATTGGCATACATTCAACAGCAGGGGAGAAGACCCATTCGGTTCTGCAACGTTTGAAAGACCCTGGTTTAAGAAAGATCCGATGGACACTGCGTTTGCAAAGGTAGATGCCTTGTTCGAGTTCTGCGAAAAGACGGGCGTCGAGTATTTCACGTTTCACGATAGGGACTTGGCGCACGAAGGTTTAACTCTAAGAGAATCTAACAAGATTCTCGACAAGGTCGTTGAGAAGATAAAAGAATATATGAAATCGAGCAACGTAAAGTTGTTGTGGGGTACTGCGAATCTTTTCTCGCATCCACGCTATGCGCAGGGAGCAGCAACTTCGCCAAATCCTCTTGTATTTTCGTATGCAGCAAGTCAGGTGAAAAAGATGCTCGATGTGACAAAGGAATTGGGAGGTCTTGGATATGTTCTGTGGGGCGGCAGAGAAGGGTACGACAATTTGTTGCTTACAGATAGTGCGTTAGAGGAAAAGCTGTTTGCAAGGTTCTTGGAGATGGTTGTTGAGTATAAAGAAAGGATAGGATTCAATGGAGTTCTTATGATAGAACCAAAGCCGAAAGAACCGACAAAGCACCAGTACGATTTCGATGCATCAACTGTTCTGTATTTCTTGAAAAAGCACAATTTGTTCGAGCATTTCAAGCTGAACATAGAGGCTAACCACGCAACACTTGCAGGGCATACTTTTGCCCATGAACTTAGAGTTGCAAGGCTGAATGGGAAACTCGGCAGTATAGATGCTAACCGCGGAGATTTGCTGCTTGGCTGGGATACAGATCAGTTCCCAACTGATGTGTACGAAACAACTTTTGCAATGTATGAAGTTCTTGAAAACAACGGTTTGGATTGCGGATTCAATTTCGATGCAAAGGTAAGGCGCGCTTCCATTGATCCGGAAGACATCGTTTACGCACACGTTAGCAGCATGGATGCGTTTGCACTCGGTTTAAAGCTTGCAGTGAAATTGAGAGAAAAGGTAAAACCGATGATAGAAGAGAGGTATTCGGAGTATAATTCTGAAATCGGAATGAAGATTCTGGAAGGCAAAACAACTCTTGATGAGCTGTCTTCCTACGTTGAGGATTTAACCGATGTGAGAGTCAAATCTCTCAAGCAAGAATTGCTTGAGATGGTAATTAACGATGTCATATTCGGCGGGAGGTAA